A single genomic interval of Plodia interpunctella isolate USDA-ARS_2022_Savannah chromosome 16, ilPloInte3.2, whole genome shotgun sequence harbors:
- the LOC128676653 gene encoding uncharacterized protein LOC128676653 produces MPLIDFTDPAVIKFLVENYDRTARLRMKWNAFYGSKLQEAATLSRPEKGYTTYDVFKETMRGGMPAIRRDHITAGRNRKCIPLRDGAHIPAVADMKKGHSIVEVGLGDSEEDPRLARPDTDLSIDPLMRVIDPEQREMIYKELPFYGRKVYLKSRSKIPPEKKYYFSECSAWDYGWRLKDSYFSKNQPSYGRVWRLYRDVRNRSGPHPDPAHYNSAEIPNVNKCPK; encoded by the coding sequence ATGCCGCTTATAGATTTCACGGATCCGGCGGTGATAAAATTTCTCGTGGAGAATTATGACAGGACCGCTCGCCTGCGGATGAAATGGAACGCGTTCTACGGCTCCAAGCTGCAGGAGGCTGCCACGCTTAGCAGGCCAGAGAAAGGGTACACCACTTATGATGTATTTAAAGAGACTATGCGAGGAGGCATGCCAGCTATAAGACGAGATCATATCACAGCTGGACGCAACAGAAAATGCATACCACTCCGAGACGGCGCGCACATACCCGCTGTAGCCGACATGAAAAAAGGTCATTCCATAGTTGAAGTCGGACTTGGTGACTCTGAGGAAGACCCTCGCCTCGCTCGACCAGACACTGATCTGAGCATAGATCCTCTCATGCGAGTAATTGATCCAGAACAAAGAGAAATGATTTACAAAGAATTACCTTTCTACGGCCGGAAAGTATACCTGAAAAGCAGGTCCAAAATTCCGCCAGAGAAGAAGTATTACTTTAGCGAGTGTTCAGCGTGGGATTACGGGTGGAGACTGAAGGACAGCTACTTCTCGAAGAATCAGCCGAGTTATGGCCGCGTGTGGAGGCTCTATCGTGACGTCAGAAATCGTTCTGGACCCCATCCGGACCCGGCGCATTACAACAGCGCCGAAATACCCAACGTAAACAAATGCccgaaataa
- the LOC128676652 gene encoding nucleoside diphosphate kinase homolog 5-like yields the protein MSNASSESNVYQAYSERTLAIIKPEAYEDAEAIENLIIQNGFAILAKRIVKLTPEQAAELYRGHYGRHHFPHLVAHMSSGNIVALVIACANAIQKWRTLMGPASVVEAQAYWPESVRACYGRRTKFGDYFNGVHGSQNHAEALREIHFFFPQMIVGPILRAWQVNDYIQKHITPTLLPALTTLAHERPDEPIIWLAEKLKMQNPNEPEFGPQYVEQREDERCHTPVPSEESNPQIK from the exons ATGTCCAACGCTTCCTCGGAATCGAATGTGTACCAAGCTTACTCCGAAAGGACCCTAGCGATCATCAAACCTGAGGCGTACGAAGATGCGGAGGCGATCGAAAACTTGATAATACAAAATGGCTTCGCTATTTTGGCA AAGCGCATTGTGAAGCTGACTCCAGAGCAGGCAGCCGAACTGTACCGGGGACACTACGGGAGGCACCACTTCCCACACCTGGTCGCGCACATGTCCAGCGGTAACATCGTCGCGCTGGTGATCGCGTGCGCCAACGCCATCCAGAAGTGGCGCACGCTCATGGGCCCTGCCAG tgTGGTGGAAGCTCAGGCGTATTGGCCGGAGAGCGTGCGCGCGTGCTACGGTCGCCGCACCAAGTTTGGGGACTACTTCAACGGCGTCCACGGCAGTCAGAACCACGCTGAAGCCCTTAGGGAAATACATTTCTTCTTCCCTCAGA TGATAGTCGGCCCAATCCTCCGCGCGTGGCAAGTCAACGATTACATACAGAAACACATCACGCCCACGCTCCTGCCCGCGTTGACAACCCTAGCGCACGAGCGGCCAGACGAGCCGATCATATGGTTAgctgaaaaattgaaaatgcaAAACCCTAATGAACCGGAATTCGGTCCGCAATACGTGGAACAAAGAGAGGATGAGAGATGCCACACTCCCGTGCCGTCGGAAGAGTCGAAccctcaaataaaataa